From one Alicyclobacillus acidocaldarius subsp. acidocaldarius Tc-4-1 genomic stretch:
- a CDS encoding RrF2 family transcriptional regulator — translation MKISSRTEYGLRAMVALARMAGHERPVPLRAIAEAESIPEPFLDQIMAKLRRANLVTSVRGVNGGYHLSRPAEEISVGELVRVLEGSLAPIACVDDADPDSASCDLYAGCHARSVWVRVTKAIARALDQLSLADVMHDDVPLQV, via the coding sequence CGGAATACGGACTCCGGGCCATGGTGGCGCTTGCCAGAATGGCGGGGCATGAGCGGCCCGTGCCGCTCCGGGCCATTGCAGAGGCGGAATCCATTCCGGAGCCGTTCCTAGATCAGATCATGGCGAAGTTGCGCCGGGCGAATCTGGTGACCAGTGTTCGCGGCGTGAATGGTGGGTATCATCTGAGTCGGCCGGCGGAGGAGATCTCGGTTGGAGAGCTCGTTCGGGTGCTGGAAGGGTCGCTCGCGCCCATCGCTTGTGTCGACGACGCCGACCCCGACAGCGCGTCCTGCGATTTGTACGCTGGCTGCCACGCGAGGAGTGTGTGGGTGCGGGTGACCAAGGCCATCGCGCGAGCGCTGGACCAGCTTTCGCTCGCCGACGTCATGCAC